In one window of Nocardioides panacisoli DNA:
- a CDS encoding DNA polymerase IV, which produces MRATASILHLDLDAFFAAVEQRDKPSLRGKPVVVGGVGGRGVVATASYEARAHGVRSAMSTREARARCPHAAYLSGRFTAYREASAAVMARMRALSPLVEPLSLDEAFLDLAEADLPDLTIPTVTRAAERLREEIASATGGLTASVGIATSKFVAKVASDLDKPDGLVVVAPGTERDLLRPMQVSVIPGVGPATLERLRRIGIHTVADLEGVDEPELVSLLGSAHGTGLFHLARAEDDRAVVPEREAKSVSAEGTYETDLTDRRVMAALLTNQARSVAGRLRKAGLSGRTVTLKTRLYDFTTLNRSVTLPSPTDDPATIARQAHRLLEELDPVGGVRLLGVGVSGLADWIQEELFAPEDDAAEPEAPTAEDAAVAEAGVRRHHGWAPGQDVVHTEHGRGWVWGAGRGIVTVRFETADTGPGPVRTFPEDDSALSRWEPAPTE; this is translated from the coding sequence GTGCGCGCGACCGCTTCGATCCTGCACCTGGATCTGGACGCGTTCTTCGCCGCGGTCGAGCAGCGCGACAAGCCCTCGCTGCGCGGCAAGCCCGTGGTCGTCGGCGGGGTCGGCGGCCGCGGCGTCGTGGCCACCGCCTCCTACGAGGCACGGGCCCACGGGGTGCGGTCGGCGATGTCGACCCGGGAGGCGCGGGCACGCTGCCCCCACGCGGCGTACCTCAGCGGCCGGTTCACGGCCTACCGCGAGGCCAGCGCCGCCGTCATGGCCCGGATGCGCGCCCTCTCCCCGCTGGTCGAGCCGCTCTCGCTCGACGAGGCGTTCCTCGACCTCGCCGAGGCCGACCTGCCTGACCTCACCATCCCGACGGTCACCCGCGCCGCGGAGCGACTGCGCGAGGAGATCGCGAGCGCGACGGGTGGCCTCACCGCATCGGTGGGCATCGCGACCTCCAAGTTCGTCGCCAAGGTGGCCAGCGACCTGGACAAGCCCGACGGGCTCGTGGTCGTCGCACCGGGCACCGAGCGCGACCTGCTGCGCCCGATGCAGGTCTCGGTCATCCCCGGGGTGGGCCCGGCCACGCTGGAGCGGCTGCGTCGCATCGGGATCCACACCGTGGCCGATCTGGAGGGCGTCGACGAGCCGGAGCTGGTCTCGCTCCTGGGGTCGGCGCACGGGACCGGCCTGTTCCACCTCGCGCGCGCCGAGGACGACCGTGCCGTCGTGCCCGAGCGCGAGGCCAAGTCGGTGAGCGCGGAGGGCACCTACGAGACCGACCTCACCGACCGACGCGTGATGGCGGCCCTGCTGACGAACCAGGCCCGCAGCGTCGCCGGGAGGCTCCGCAAGGCCGGTCTGTCGGGGCGCACCGTCACCCTGAAGACCCGGTTGTACGACTTCACCACCCTCAACCGGTCGGTGACGCTCCCCTCCCCGACCGACGATCCCGCCACCATCGCGCGGCAGGCCCACCGGCTGCTGGAGGAGCTCGACCCGGTCGGCGGCGTGCGCCTCCTGGGTGTCGGCGTCTCCGGCCTCGCGGACTGGATCCAGGAGGAGCTCTTCGCACCCGAGGACGACGCCGCGGAGCCGGAGGCGCCGACGGCCGAGGACGCCGCCGTGGCCGAGGCCGGCGTACGCCGCCACCACGGGTGGGCGCCGGGCCAGGACGTGGTGCACACCGAGCACGGCCGGGGCTGGGTCTGGGGTGCCGGACGCGGCATCGTGACGGTCCGCTTCGAGACCGCCGACACCGGGCCCGGTCCCGTCCGGACCTTCCCCGAGGACGATTCGGCCCTCTCCCGCTGGGAGCCAGCACCGACGGAGTGA
- a CDS encoding DUF3093 domain-containing protein, with the protein MEKPPEYQERLSVPIRWWAQGTMLVASFWLALVVAVPEPVAWTATAIAMALLVLGLWWFGEARLRVAGDWFVAGRARIEATHLGAADALDAEETRRVSGPGADARAHLLLRPYVRRAVRVEVTDPRDPAPYWLVSSRHPEALAAALTALVKG; encoded by the coding sequence GTGGAGAAGCCCCCGGAGTACCAAGAGCGCCTCAGCGTGCCGATCCGCTGGTGGGCCCAGGGGACGATGCTCGTCGCCAGCTTCTGGCTGGCGCTGGTGGTCGCGGTGCCCGAGCCGGTCGCCTGGACGGCCACGGCGATCGCCATGGCGTTGCTCGTGCTCGGCCTGTGGTGGTTCGGCGAGGCGCGGCTCCGGGTGGCCGGCGACTGGTTCGTCGCCGGACGGGCGCGGATCGAGGCGACGCACCTGGGGGCCGCCGACGCCCTCGACGCCGAGGAGACCCGCCGGGTGTCCGGCCCGGGGGCGGACGCCCGCGCACACCTGCTGTTGCGGCCCTACGTGCGCCGCGCGGTCCGGGTGGAGGTCACCGACCCGCGCGACCCGGCGCCGTACTGGCTGGTGAGCTCGCGGCATCCCGAGGCGCTGGCCGCCGCTCTCACGGCGCTGGTCAAGGGTTAG
- a CDS encoding DUF4235 domain-containing protein: MAKKSKKAKGDSSKTWSIFSTVAALGAARVAATGLSTGWKAATGKQPPKNPADPDVELREAVAWAVVSGTFIGLARMLASRRAANYYLKSTGELPPPLRKD, translated from the coding sequence ATGGCGAAGAAGTCGAAGAAGGCGAAGGGCGACAGTTCCAAGACCTGGTCGATCTTCTCCACCGTGGCGGCACTGGGTGCGGCGAGGGTGGCGGCGACGGGACTCTCCACGGGGTGGAAGGCCGCCACGGGCAAGCAGCCCCCGAAGAACCCGGCCGACCCCGACGTCGAACTGCGCGAGGCCGTCGCCTGGGCCGTCGTGAGCGGCACCTTCATCGGCCTGGCACGGATGCTGGCCAGCCGGCGTGCGGCGAACTACTACCTGAAGTCGACCGGCGAGCTGCCCCCGCCGCTGCGCAAGGACTGA
- a CDS encoding inositol monophosphatase family protein — protein MAEPDAAALAALALDVAREAADLVQDHAGRVGVAATKSSDVDVVTAADQAAEELIRARLAAARPDDAFLGEEGDDVPGTSGVRWIIDPIDGTVNFLYGLEEYAVSIAGEVHGEVVAGVVLNAASGVAYVGHVDAALAGGGSATRDGVALRVREEVPLAQRLVATGFGYRREVREQQAATTARLLPEVRDIRRHGSCALELCHLAEGALDAYVEEGVNLWDHAAGALIARLAGARTELLPGAGGRDLLVAAPENGYTTFLDAVRSAGFVRE, from the coding sequence GTGGCTGAGCCCGACGCCGCCGCGCTGGCCGCCCTTGCGCTCGACGTTGCCCGCGAGGCGGCCGACCTGGTGCAGGACCATGCCGGCCGGGTCGGCGTCGCCGCCACCAAGTCCAGCGACGTCGACGTCGTCACGGCCGCCGACCAGGCGGCCGAGGAGCTCATCCGGGCGCGCCTGGCCGCGGCCCGCCCCGACGACGCCTTCCTCGGCGAGGAGGGCGATGACGTGCCCGGCACCTCCGGCGTGCGCTGGATCATCGACCCCATCGACGGCACCGTGAACTTCCTCTACGGCCTGGAGGAGTACGCCGTCTCCATCGCCGGGGAGGTCCACGGCGAGGTCGTGGCGGGCGTGGTCCTCAACGCGGCCAGCGGCGTCGCCTACGTCGGTCACGTGGACGCGGCCCTGGCCGGCGGCGGTTCCGCGACGCGCGACGGGGTCGCGCTGCGCGTGCGGGAGGAGGTGCCGCTGGCGCAACGCCTGGTCGCCACCGGGTTCGGCTACCGCCGGGAGGTGCGCGAGCAGCAGGCCGCCACGACGGCACGGCTGCTGCCCGAGGTGCGCGACATCCGGCGCCACGGGTCGTGCGCCCTGGAGCTGTGCCACCTCGCCGAGGGAGCCCTCGACGCCTACGTGGAGGAGGGCGTGAACCTCTGGGACCACGCCGCCGGTGCCCTCATCGCGCGGCTGGCCGGGGCACGGACGGAGCTACTGCCCGGGGCCGGCGGTCGCGACCTGCTCGTGGCGGCGCCCGAAAATGGCTACACGACCTTCCTGGACGCCGTACGATCCGCGGGATTCGTGCGGGAATAA
- a CDS encoding SDR family oxidoreductase — translation MSYLVTGATGFIGRHLVGELLARREGPIHVLCRESSLPRVEALIRQWGSDRVRPVTGDLGRPDLGVDQAWIDEHAGTIDHFFHLAAIYDMTADDRTNELLNVDGTRHALGLAGLVGAGCFHQVSSVAAAGDHPGRFDESMFDEGQPLPSPYHRTKFESERIVREECPVPWRVYRPAIVVGDSQTGAIDKIDGPYYFFGAIKVLRDRLPAWLPLVGADLGDTNLVPVDYVASAMDHLAHLADRDGEAFHLVNPDPQPVVEMINTFCAAAGAPRFATPVDRAVTSRATGLLPRPIQPLSVFTRVVRSAPARLLLDQTLGRLGVPAEVVGHSSFTPAFDSRETERALAGSGIGVPDLESYARTLWSYWEEYLDTSTGDSAKNRAALKGKRVVITGASSGIGKVTALKVAQAGGIPVLVARGKDKLEATKAEIEMRGGTAHVYACDLSDLAAIDDLCTQLGELDSVDFVINNAGRSIRRSLRLSQDRFHDFERTMQLNYFGAIRLVMGLMPIMQRQKSGHVVNISSIGVQTNPTRFSAYVASKAALDSWSNVVASEVVGNGITFTGIHMPLVRTPMIAPTKIYDKFPTISPAQAADVVIRALVDKPHEINTALGTVGAVAHTVAPKAAFRVLNVAYHVFPDSAAAKGQSAPPTPRTAEGQVDGAEPGGRESEQLMMAKVFKGVHW, via the coding sequence ATGTCCTACCTCGTGACCGGCGCCACAGGCTTCATCGGACGACACCTCGTCGGCGAGCTCCTCGCCCGACGCGAGGGACCGATCCACGTGCTGTGCCGCGAGTCCTCGCTCCCGCGCGTGGAGGCGCTGATCCGGCAGTGGGGATCGGACCGCGTCCGCCCGGTCACCGGTGACCTCGGTCGGCCCGACCTCGGCGTGGACCAGGCGTGGATCGACGAGCACGCCGGGACGATCGACCACTTCTTCCACCTCGCGGCGATCTACGACATGACCGCCGACGACCGCACCAACGAGCTCCTCAACGTCGACGGCACCCGCCACGCCCTGGGGCTCGCGGGCCTGGTGGGAGCGGGCTGCTTCCACCAGGTGTCCTCGGTGGCGGCGGCCGGCGACCACCCCGGCCGCTTCGACGAGTCGATGTTCGACGAGGGCCAGCCGCTCCCCTCGCCCTACCACCGCACCAAGTTCGAGTCCGAGCGCATCGTGCGCGAGGAGTGCCCGGTGCCATGGCGCGTCTACCGGCCCGCGATCGTCGTCGGCGACTCCCAGACCGGCGCCATCGACAAGATCGACGGCCCCTACTACTTCTTCGGTGCGATCAAGGTGCTGCGCGACCGCCTGCCGGCCTGGCTGCCGCTGGTGGGCGCTGACCTGGGCGACACCAACCTGGTGCCGGTGGACTACGTCGCCTCGGCGATGGACCACCTGGCGCACCTGGCCGATCGCGACGGCGAGGCCTTCCACCTGGTCAACCCCGACCCGCAGCCGGTCGTGGAGATGATCAACACCTTCTGCGCTGCGGCCGGTGCGCCACGCTTCGCCACCCCGGTGGACCGGGCGGTGACGTCACGGGCAACCGGGCTGCTGCCACGACCGATCCAGCCGCTCAGCGTCTTCACCCGGGTCGTGCGCAGCGCGCCGGCACGCCTGCTGTTGGACCAGACCCTGGGACGCCTCGGCGTGCCCGCGGAGGTGGTCGGCCACTCCTCCTTCACGCCCGCCTTCGACTCCCGCGAGACCGAGCGGGCCCTCGCGGGCTCCGGCATCGGCGTGCCCGACCTGGAGTCCTACGCACGCACGCTGTGGTCCTACTGGGAGGAGTACCTCGACACCTCCACCGGCGACAGCGCCAAGAACCGGGCGGCGCTGAAGGGGAAGCGCGTCGTCATCACCGGGGCATCCTCGGGCATCGGCAAGGTGACCGCACTCAAGGTGGCCCAGGCAGGCGGCATCCCGGTGCTCGTCGCCCGCGGCAAGGACAAGCTCGAGGCCACCAAGGCCGAGATCGAGATGCGGGGCGGCACGGCCCACGTCTACGCCTGCGACCTCTCGGACCTGGCGGCGATCGACGACCTGTGCACCCAGCTGGGCGAGCTGGACTCGGTCGACTTCGTCATCAACAACGCCGGGCGCTCCATCCGACGCTCGCTGCGGCTCTCCCAGGACCGCTTCCACGACTTCGAGCGCACGATGCAGCTCAACTACTTCGGCGCGATCCGGCTGGTGATGGGCCTGATGCCGATCATGCAACGGCAGAAGTCGGGCCACGTGGTCAACATCTCCTCCATCGGGGTGCAGACCAACCCGACGCGCTTCTCGGCCTACGTCGCCTCCAAGGCGGCACTGGACTCCTGGAGCAACGTCGTGGCCAGCGAGGTGGTCGGCAACGGCATCACCTTCACCGGGATCCACATGCCGCTGGTGCGGACCCCGATGATCGCCCCCACGAAGATCTACGACAAGTTCCCCACGATCTCGCCCGCGCAGGCCGCGGACGTCGTGATCCGGGCACTGGTCGACAAGCCCCACGAGATCAACACCGCCCTGGGCACCGTCGGCGCGGTCGCGCACACCGTCGCCCCCAAGGCCGCGTTCCGGGTGCTCAACGTCGCCTACCACGTCTTCCCCGACAGCGCCGCGGCCAAGGGGCAGTCGGCGCCTCCGACGCCACGCACCGCCGAGGGGCAGGTCGACGGCGCCGAGCCCGGCGGCCGTGAGAGCGAGCAGCTGATGATGGCCAAGGTCTTCAAGGGCGTGCACTGGTAG
- a CDS encoding D-arabinono-1,4-lactone oxidase: MSTGDSWRNWSGLAAAHGIRTRTPATTDDVVAEVERARESGTTVKTAGTGHSFTPIARPEHTLLLPHGMTGLLAVDHPAGTATAWAGTRLKDLNAALARHGLALHNMGDIADQTLAGAISTGTHGTGGRTASLSAQAVALELVTGEGEVLRASARENPEVWEFGRLGLGALGVLTTVTFAVEPLFCLRATEQPMGWDEALARFDEMAAEHDHVDMYWFPHTDRMLTKRNDRLDVDPGDAEPLPRWRAWLDDDLLSNKVFGAQTALLNHAPAAVPRANRLAARLLGARTYSDVAHRVFTTSREVVFKEMEYAVPREVGLDVLREARRLIDASDLRISFPVEIRVAPADDVPLSTAYDRDSLYLAFHTHRGADHASYFSLIEAMLRAHGGRPHWGKLHTLGPDDVAALYDRRDEFVALRDRLDPDRVLTNDHLRRILGN, encoded by the coding sequence ATGAGCACGGGCGACTCGTGGCGCAACTGGTCCGGCCTCGCCGCCGCGCACGGGATCCGCACCCGTACGCCGGCGACCACCGACGACGTGGTCGCCGAGGTCGAGCGTGCCCGGGAGTCCGGGACGACGGTCAAGACGGCGGGGACCGGCCACAGCTTCACGCCCATCGCCCGCCCCGAGCACACCCTCCTGCTGCCCCACGGCATGACCGGCCTCCTCGCCGTCGACCACCCAGCCGGGACGGCGACGGCCTGGGCGGGAACCCGACTGAAGGACCTCAACGCCGCGCTCGCCCGGCACGGCCTGGCCCTGCACAACATGGGTGACATCGCCGACCAGACCCTCGCCGGGGCGATCTCGACCGGCACCCACGGCACGGGCGGGCGGACCGCGAGCCTGTCCGCGCAGGCGGTGGCGCTGGAGCTGGTGACCGGGGAGGGCGAGGTGCTGCGTGCCTCGGCCCGGGAGAATCCCGAGGTATGGGAGTTCGGGCGGCTCGGCCTCGGAGCACTGGGCGTGCTGACCACCGTCACCTTCGCCGTCGAGCCGCTGTTCTGCCTGCGCGCCACCGAGCAGCCGATGGGCTGGGACGAGGCGCTGGCCCGCTTCGACGAGATGGCCGCCGAGCACGACCACGTCGACATGTACTGGTTCCCCCACACCGACCGGATGCTGACCAAGCGCAACGACCGGCTCGACGTCGACCCCGGGGACGCCGAACCGCTCCCCCGCTGGCGCGCCTGGCTCGACGACGACCTGCTCTCCAACAAGGTGTTCGGTGCCCAGACAGCGCTGCTCAACCACGCGCCCGCCGCCGTCCCGCGCGCCAACCGGCTGGCCGCTCGCCTCCTCGGGGCGCGCACCTACTCCGACGTGGCCCACCGGGTCTTCACCACCAGCCGTGAGGTCGTCTTCAAGGAGATGGAGTACGCCGTCCCCCGCGAGGTCGGCCTCGACGTGCTGCGGGAGGCACGGCGGCTCATCGACGCCTCGGACCTGAGGATCAGCTTCCCGGTCGAGATCCGGGTGGCGCCGGCCGACGACGTGCCGCTCTCCACCGCGTACGACCGGGACTCGCTGTACCTGGCCTTCCACACCCACCGCGGTGCCGACCACGCGTCGTACTTCTCCCTGATCGAGGCGATGCTGCGCGCCCACGGCGGTCGCCCCCACTGGGGCAAGCTCCACACGCTCGGTCCGGACGACGTGGCCGCGCTCTACGACCGCCGCGACGAGTTCGTGGCGCTGCGGGACCGACTCGATCCCGACCGCGTCCTCACCAACGACCACCTGCGCCGGATCCTGGGCAACTGA
- a CDS encoding DUF4192 domain-containing protein has protein sequence MTTTTPHTTPDTPTFTVRDATDLVALAPIVLGFTPTDSVVLEGLVGPRPFHARVDLPGRRDLDRAAADELADTLVSAALGQGTRGVALLFHSEDAAAVDRAWRALRRHCARRGLQVLDGLRVVPGRYHPLTGPRRLRETGVPIDLARHRFTAAAVAAGMVTRGSRAELAATLDPDVTGRDAVARLLDRHARTSGATTIDGEWAAGLVADHVADGTPADVDDVAHLVASLPTRSVRDRVAESVTRRTATGHVAFWSDVVRRAPAVASGAPAAILALAAWRAGDGALAWIAVDRCREVDSADPVAARVALALERAVPPDADLPDVRR, from the coding sequence ATGACCACGACGACACCCCACACGACCCCGGACACCCCGACCTTCACCGTGCGCGACGCGACCGACCTGGTCGCGCTCGCCCCGATCGTGCTCGGCTTCACGCCGACCGATTCGGTGGTGCTGGAGGGACTGGTCGGCCCGCGGCCCTTCCACGCCCGCGTGGACCTGCCCGGCCGCCGCGACCTCGACCGTGCCGCGGCCGACGAACTCGCCGACACCCTCGTCTCGGCTGCGCTCGGGCAGGGCACCCGTGGGGTCGCCCTGCTGTTCCACTCCGAGGACGCCGCTGCCGTCGACCGCGCTTGGCGGGCCCTCCGGCGGCACTGTGCGCGGCGCGGCCTGCAGGTCCTGGATGGCCTACGAGTGGTCCCTGGGCGCTACCACCCGCTGACCGGACCCCGGAGGCTGCGGGAGACGGGGGTGCCGATCGACCTGGCGCGCCACCGGTTCACCGCGGCCGCGGTCGCAGCCGGCATGGTGACCCGCGGGAGTCGTGCGGAGCTCGCGGCGACGCTCGATCCCGATGTGACCGGGCGCGACGCGGTCGCCCGACTGCTCGACCGCCACGCCCGCACGTCCGGGGCCACGACGATCGACGGCGAGTGGGCGGCAGGTCTGGTGGCCGACCACGTCGCCGACGGCACCCCGGCCGACGTCGACGACGTGGCGCACCTGGTGGCGTCGTTGCCCACCCGCTCGGTCCGGGACCGGGTCGCGGAGTCCGTCACCCGTCGCACCGCGACCGGACACGTCGCCTTCTGGAGCGACGTCGTACGCCGCGCCCCGGCCGTCGCGTCCGGTGCTCCCGCGGCGATCCTCGCGCTGGCCGCCTGGCGTGCCGGCGACGGTGCGCTGGCCTGGATCGCGGTGGACCGGTGCCGTGAGGTCGACTCCGCCGACCCGGTCGCCGCCCGAGTGGCCCTCGCGCTGGAGCGGGCGGTGCCACCGGACGCCGACCTGCCCGACGTGCGCCGGTGA
- a CDS encoding ferrochelatase, protein MSTSDDPRSAVAPYDALLLVSFGGPEKPADVVPFLENVTRGRGIPRERLEEVGEHYYLFGGRSPINDQNREFLTALRADLDGAGIDLPVYWGNRNWDPYLTDTVAQMAQDGVRRAACFVTSAYSSWSSCRQYRENLAEAADRVEAPPQLDKLRHYFNHPGFVASVTDCTLEALADLPEDVRAQARLVFVTHSIPTAMNDHSGPDGGAYVAQHRDVAAVVTERVARETGNEHDHELAFCSRSGSPHTPWLEPDINDRLEELHAEGAAAVVMVPVGFVSDHMEVIYDLDTEAMATADRLGLPVRRAGTAGVDPRFVATVRDLLLERAAAERDEPVTRAAEGEIGALWDRCPVGCCGRG, encoded by the coding sequence GTGTCGACATCGGATGACCCCCGCAGCGCCGTCGCTCCCTATGACGCCCTCCTCCTGGTCTCCTTCGGGGGGCCGGAGAAGCCGGCCGACGTGGTGCCGTTCCTGGAGAACGTCACCCGGGGCCGGGGGATCCCGCGGGAGCGGCTGGAGGAGGTGGGGGAGCACTACTACCTCTTCGGTGGACGTTCCCCGATCAACGACCAGAATCGTGAGTTCCTCACGGCGCTGCGTGCCGACCTCGACGGGGCGGGGATCGACCTGCCCGTCTACTGGGGCAACCGCAACTGGGACCCCTACCTCACCGACACGGTGGCGCAGATGGCGCAGGACGGCGTACGCCGCGCGGCGTGCTTCGTCACCAGCGCCTACTCGTCGTGGTCGAGCTGCCGGCAGTACCGCGAGAACCTCGCCGAGGCCGCGGACCGTGTGGAGGCGCCGCCCCAGTTGGACAAGCTGCGGCACTACTTCAACCACCCCGGGTTCGTGGCGTCGGTGACCGACTGCACCCTCGAGGCGCTCGCCGACCTGCCCGAGGACGTCCGGGCGCAGGCCCGCCTGGTCTTCGTCACCCATTCCATCCCCACCGCGATGAACGACCACAGCGGGCCCGACGGGGGCGCCTACGTCGCCCAGCACCGCGACGTCGCGGCCGTCGTGACCGAGCGCGTCGCCCGGGAGACCGGCAACGAGCACGACCACGAGCTCGCCTTCTGCTCGCGCTCCGGGTCGCCCCACACGCCGTGGCTCGAACCCGACATCAACGACCGGCTCGAGGAGCTGCACGCCGAGGGCGCGGCCGCGGTGGTGATGGTGCCGGTCGGGTTCGTGTCCGACCACATGGAGGTCATCTACGACCTCGACACCGAGGCCATGGCCACCGCCGACCGGCTCGGGCTGCCCGTGCGCCGGGCCGGCACCGCCGGCGTGGACCCCCGCTTCGTCGCGACCGTGCGGGACCTGCTGCTGGAGCGGGCAGCCGCCGAGCGGGACGAGCCCGTCACCCGCGCCGCCGAGGGCGAGATCGGCGCGCTGTGGGACCGCTGCCCCGTGGGGTGCTGCGGTCGTGGCTGA
- the dut gene encoding dUTP diphosphatase — protein sequence MTAHPELEIAVQLLDEDLPPPSYAHPGDAGADLLTTVDVALAPGERALVPTGIAIALPEGYVALVHPRSGLAARHGLSIVNTPGTVDAGYRGEIKVLLINHDPTEPIELRRGDRVAQLVIQRCERARFVPTPTLPETARGAGGYGSTGGFAVAGEGAAAPSPDSRRGQQ from the coding sequence GTGACCGCCCATCCCGAGCTCGAGATCGCCGTCCAGCTGCTCGACGAGGACCTGCCGCCGCCGAGCTACGCCCACCCCGGTGACGCGGGCGCCGACCTGCTCACCACCGTCGACGTTGCCCTCGCGCCGGGGGAGCGCGCCCTGGTCCCGACCGGGATCGCGATCGCACTGCCGGAGGGGTACGTCGCGCTGGTGCACCCGCGCTCCGGACTCGCCGCCCGCCACGGGCTCTCGATCGTCAACACACCCGGCACCGTCGACGCCGGCTACCGGGGCGAGATCAAGGTGCTGCTGATCAACCACGACCCGACCGAGCCGATCGAGCTCCGTCGGGGTGACCGCGTCGCCCAGCTGGTGATCCAGCGGTGTGAGCGCGCACGGTTCGTGCCCACCCCCACCCTTCCCGAGACGGCCCGTGGCGCCGGCGGCTACGGTTCTACCGGCGGCTTCGCCGTCGCAGGGGAGGGCGCAGCCGCGCCGTCACCGGACTCGAGGAGAGGTCAGCAGTGA
- a CDS encoding DUF4193 domain-containing protein — protein sequence MATDYDAPRKNEESESEDSLEELKARRHEKNSGKVDEDEAEAAESFELPGADLSHEELAVEVKPRQSDEFTCTSCFLVHHRSQLADEKKMICKDCA from the coding sequence ATGGCGACTGACTACGACGCACCACGCAAGAACGAGGAGTCCGAGTCCGAGGACAGCCTCGAGGAACTCAAGGCGCGTCGACACGAGAAGAACTCCGGGAAGGTCGACGAGGACGAGGCCGAGGCCGCCGAGTCCTTCGAGCTGCCGGGCGCCGACCTCTCCCACGAGGAGCTCGCGGTCGAGGTCAAGCCGCGCCAGTCCGACGAGTTCACCTGCACCAGCTGCTTCCTGGTCCACCACCGCAGCCAGCTGGCTGATGAGAAGAAGATGATCTGCAAGGACTGCGCCTAG
- a CDS encoding DUF3710 domain-containing protein, whose protein sequence is MRFRRKAESTDAVDEASGNDPDAGASSAEASPEGPYDIAELPDDGLTRVDLGGLVVAPGWGKDLRVQVDQGSGEVRSVVLAGKEGAVELRAYAAPRHGDLWEDIRPQIAADVAQKGGTSSEREGPFGTELVYEMQVRTAEGKTGTQTSRVIGINGPRWLLRATLLGTPAREPEGAADWEEAITNVAVRRGDHAMPVGEQLPLQMPEGTQQAD, encoded by the coding sequence GTGAGGTTTCGCCGCAAGGCAGAGTCGACCGATGCCGTCGACGAGGCGTCGGGCAACGACCCCGACGCCGGGGCGTCGTCGGCCGAGGCGTCGCCCGAGGGCCCCTACGACATCGCCGAGCTCCCTGACGACGGCCTGACCCGCGTCGACCTCGGCGGCCTGGTGGTCGCCCCGGGCTGGGGCAAGGACCTGCGCGTGCAGGTCGACCAGGGCTCCGGCGAGGTCCGCTCGGTGGTCCTCGCCGGCAAGGAGGGTGCGGTCGAGCTGCGGGCCTACGCCGCGCCGCGCCACGGCGACCTGTGGGAGGACATCCGCCCCCAGATCGCCGCCGACGTCGCCCAGAAGGGCGGCACCTCCTCCGAGCGCGAGGGCCCCTTCGGCACCGAGCTGGTCTACGAGATGCAGGTCCGCACCGCCGAGGGCAAGACCGGCACCCAGACCTCCCGCGTCATCGGCATCAACGGCCCGCGCTGGCTGCTGCGCGCGACCCTGCTCGGCACGCCCGCCCGGGAGCCCGAGGGCGCCGCGGACTGGGAGGAGGCGATCACCAACGTCGCCGTCCGGCGGGGGGACCACGCCATGCCGGTCGGGGAGCAGCTGCCCCTCCAGATGCCCGAGGGCACCCAGCAGGCGGACTGA
- the sepH gene encoding septation protein SepH, with amino-acid sequence MSHLSLAGVSEDGRRLLLVSDRGTEFTLDITPGLRAALRGQTTRLGQLEMQMSSTLRPRDIQHRIRGGESPEEVAEAAGSTVDAIMAYAAPVLAERQHIAERAQKSSLRRSGDSAGASHLRQLGEAVTAHLAANDARPDQVSWDSYRREDGRWVLTADFVLADNAGTAKFVFDAPGNYVTADNDDARLLIGDTPPPAPARVEGQRHLSAVADQLPLGDDALDMVRDGEDGAPVPDEPIADTTPPPEPAAEGEDEDKEPEPAPAPPQRRTPPKKRGRASVPSWDEIMFGGSSE; translated from the coding sequence ATGTCGCACCTCTCCCTCGCCGGAGTGAGTGAGGACGGGCGCCGCCTGCTCCTGGTGAGCGACCGGGGCACCGAGTTCACCCTCGACATCACCCCCGGGCTCCGTGCCGCGCTGCGCGGACAGACCACTCGACTCGGCCAGTTGGAGATGCAGATGAGCAGCACCCTTCGCCCCCGCGACATCCAGCACCGGATCCGTGGCGGTGAGTCGCCCGAGGAGGTCGCCGAGGCCGCGGGCAGCACCGTCGACGCGATCATGGCCTACGCCGCGCCGGTCCTCGCCGAGCGCCAGCACATCGCCGAGCGGGCCCAGAAGTCCTCGCTGCGCCGGTCGGGTGACAGCGCCGGCGCGAGTCACCTGCGCCAGCTCGGCGAGGCGGTGACGGCCCACCTCGCCGCCAACGACGCCCGCCCGGACCAGGTCTCGTGGGACTCCTACCGCCGCGAGGACGGACGCTGGGTGCTCACCGCGGACTTCGTGCTCGCCGACAACGCCGGCACCGCGAAGTTCGTCTTCGACGCGCCGGGCAACTACGTCACCGCCGACAACGACGATGCCCGCCTGCTCATCGGCGACACGCCGCCGCCGGCACCGGCCCGCGTCGAGGGACAGCGTCACCTCTCGGCCGTCGCCGACCAGCTGCCCTTGGGCGATGACGCGCTCGACATGGTCCGCGACGGCGAGGACGGTGCCCCGGTGCCGGACGAGCCGATCGCGGACACCACGCCGCCCCCTGAGCCGGCCGCGGAGGGCGAGGACGAGGACAAGGAGCCGGAGCCCGCACCGGCGCCGCCGCAGCGGCGTACGCCGCCGAAGAAGCGTGGCCGGGCGTCGGTGCCGAGTTGGGACGAGATCATGTTCGGCGGTTCGAGCGAGTGA